From Chelatococcus sp. YT9, a single genomic window includes:
- a CDS encoding acyloxyacyl hydrolase: MRFLSALMIAAAFCGPATTSSLAADLPAPHTEISSAAPPPVSILQPRFLSEVRFGVSAQDPWSPEDGSVNITGEVLTGKLFQADNTTLDLFIPRFHIGGSANTAGATSFAYAGFTWTVPITSQLFVEASFGGAIHNGKTGDNVGPNRVALGCSPLFRESASIGWRFDEHWSLMATVEHLSNAGLCDQNRGLTNVGARVAYSF; encoded by the coding sequence ATGCGATTTCTCTCGGCGCTTATGATCGCAGCGGCCTTTTGCGGCCCAGCCACCACATCCAGCCTTGCTGCTGACTTGCCGGCGCCACACACGGAAATCTCGTCTGCTGCGCCACCGCCGGTGTCGATCCTCCAGCCTCGCTTCCTCTCCGAGGTTCGCTTCGGCGTAAGCGCTCAGGATCCGTGGAGTCCCGAGGACGGCTCCGTCAACATCACGGGCGAAGTCCTGACGGGCAAGCTGTTCCAGGCCGACAACACGACACTCGATCTCTTCATCCCGAGGTTTCATATAGGCGGCAGTGCCAACACCGCGGGTGCCACAAGCTTCGCTTACGCCGGCTTCACATGGACCGTGCCGATCACGTCGCAGCTTTTTGTCGAAGCGAGCTTCGGCGGTGCAATTCACAACGGGAAGACAGGCGACAACGTCGGGCCAAATCGCGTTGCCCTGGGCTGTTCGCCACTTTTCCGCGAATCGGCCTCCATCGGGTGGCGTTTCGATGAACATTGGAGCCTGATGGCGACGGTCGAGCATCTTTCGAACGCAGGTCTCTGCGACCAGAACCGCGGCTTGACCAACGTCGGGGCGCGCGTCGCCTATAGCTTCTGA
- a CDS encoding cob(I)yrinic acid a,c-diamide adenosyltransferase has protein sequence MVRLNRIYTKTGDDGSTGLARGPRRRKHDLRVDAYGTVDETNAAIGIVRLAEVPAELDAILAYIQNDLFDLGADLATPPDEGQPDPAGAALRITGGQVSRLEEDIDRLNADLPALRSFVLPGGDPAAAHLHVARTVCRRAERLVVALADTPGENVSAEAMMYINRLSDLLFVAARYINHAGPGDVLWVPGQNR, from the coding sequence ATGGTCCGCCTTAATCGCATTTACACAAAAACCGGTGACGACGGATCGACCGGCCTTGCGCGTGGTCCGCGCCGCCGCAAGCATGACCTCCGCGTGGATGCCTACGGAACCGTCGACGAGACCAACGCCGCGATCGGAATCGTGCGGCTGGCCGAGGTTCCTGCGGAGCTGGATGCAATTCTGGCTTACATCCAGAACGATCTCTTCGATCTCGGAGCAGACCTCGCTACACCGCCCGATGAGGGGCAGCCCGACCCCGCGGGCGCGGCGCTGCGCATCACAGGGGGCCAGGTGTCGCGGTTGGAAGAAGACATTGATCGGCTGAACGCCGATCTGCCGGCCCTACGCTCCTTTGTATTACCCGGCGGCGATCCCGCCGCAGCCCACCTGCATGTCGCGCGCACGGTATGCCGGCGCGCCGAGCGGCTGGTCGTTGCCTTGGCCGACACACCGGGAGAGAACGTGTCCGCGGAAGCGATGATGTATATCAACCGCCTGTCGGATCTTCTTTTTGTCGCTGCGCGCTACATCAACCATGCAGGCCCCGGCGACGTGCTGTGGGTGCCCGGCCAGAACCGCTGA
- a CDS encoding TIGR02302 family protein, with protein MQDAPPPISRARAGRARGPDSAVVRLERLIGQSRLALAWERVWPALWWPAAVVAAFLVLSWLGLWTFVPAQYRIVGVGILVAAFAASLWPLVRVSWPTRAAALNRLDRDAPVANRPASTFDDTLAIGQSDPATVALWEVHRRRARAALDKLKVAAPAPGMANRDPRALRAIPLLALFAAAFVAGPEIGSRLMLAFDWRNTPAAGPAFRIDGWIDPPLYTRVPPLMLDFARSSDAPLDIRVPVKSTLVLRFAGQGGIKLSPGQGLEALPPAAAPAPGIEEHRFTLTSSARLTLEGPGGARTLTIAAIPDRPPQIRLAGEPENTRRGSLTLRYRLSDDYGIASAEAVFEREDGNTRRSLVPPPNVSLALPADPAADQDTETVADLSSHAWAGARLKMTLVAKDEAGQEGRSSSVMVTLPQRPFTQPLARALVEQRRNLIMAPDDARRVRTALQALMIAPEDFTPSDSQFLGLSVAEKRLAAARSDEDLLEVAEFLWTMALQIEDGDLSQAERDLRAAQEALRQALERGASPEEIARLTQELRQALNRFLNEFAQQQMRQQQQGQQSPGQRQQPSRTITQDDLNRMLDRMEQMARQGAMADAQNLLDQMRDILENLQGSRQAGNDAMSREMQRSLNELDEMIRDQQALRDDTFRQDGGDGSEMNQRQRGRNQQGQRQQGQRGQQGQMGQRGQNGEQGEGQDGMSGDELAQRQQALRERLEELKRQLKGLGMQGEEGLDNAEGAMRDAEGQLGQGEMGSALDSQGEALEALQRGAQGLAQQMQQEGEGQGNEQAGNGQPGRTGPNGQRDEDPLGRPTRNRDWSDGRVRIPTAEESATVRARRILDELRRRLGDQLRPQDELDYLERLLRNQ; from the coding sequence ATGCAGGACGCTCCACCGCCCATCTCGCGTGCCAGGGCTGGCCGGGCTCGAGGCCCGGATAGCGCTGTTGTGCGCCTTGAGCGGCTGATCGGCCAATCACGCCTCGCCTTGGCGTGGGAGCGGGTCTGGCCTGCCCTGTGGTGGCCGGCCGCTGTTGTCGCCGCCTTCCTCGTCCTGTCCTGGCTGGGCCTCTGGACGTTCGTTCCCGCCCAATACCGCATCGTTGGCGTCGGCATCCTTGTCGCCGCTTTCGCCGCGTCGCTCTGGCCCCTGGTACGGGTCTCATGGCCGACGCGCGCTGCCGCGCTGAATCGGCTCGACCGGGATGCGCCGGTGGCCAACCGGCCAGCGAGCACATTCGACGACACGTTGGCCATAGGCCAGAGCGATCCGGCGACTGTGGCCTTGTGGGAAGTGCACCGGCGGCGCGCCCGGGCCGCTCTCGACAAACTGAAGGTGGCCGCTCCGGCCCCGGGGATGGCCAACCGGGACCCGCGCGCCTTGCGGGCGATCCCGTTGCTGGCGCTGTTCGCCGCGGCGTTCGTCGCCGGCCCTGAGATCGGTTCGCGGCTGATGCTCGCCTTCGACTGGCGTAACACACCCGCCGCGGGACCCGCTTTCCGTATCGACGGCTGGATTGACCCGCCGTTGTATACGAGGGTTCCACCCTTGATGCTGGATTTTGCCCGGAGTTCAGACGCGCCTCTTGACATTCGCGTGCCGGTCAAGAGCACGCTCGTGCTGCGTTTTGCCGGCCAGGGTGGGATCAAGCTGTCGCCTGGACAAGGGCTCGAGGCCCTGCCCCCCGCCGCGGCGCCTGCGCCAGGTATCGAAGAACACCGTTTCACACTGACCAGCAGCGCGAGATTGACGCTCGAAGGCCCCGGGGGCGCGCGGACACTGACCATCGCCGCGATCCCCGATCGCCCCCCGCAAATCCGCCTTGCGGGTGAGCCCGAAAATACGCGACGCGGCAGTTTGACCCTGCGCTACCGCCTCAGCGACGACTATGGCATAGCCTCCGCAGAGGCGGTTTTCGAGCGGGAGGACGGCAATACACGACGCTCGCTCGTGCCACCGCCCAATGTATCCTTGGCCCTGCCGGCGGACCCCGCCGCTGACCAGGATACAGAGACGGTCGCCGACCTGTCGTCCCACGCTTGGGCAGGGGCGCGCCTCAAGATGACCCTCGTTGCCAAGGACGAGGCCGGACAGGAAGGCCGCAGTTCGTCCGTAATGGTGACATTGCCTCAGCGGCCGTTCACCCAGCCGTTGGCACGGGCGCTCGTCGAACAGCGGCGCAACTTGATTATGGCGCCGGATGACGCGCGGCGGGTGCGCACCGCGCTTCAGGCGCTGATGATCGCCCCGGAGGATTTCACGCCATCCGACAGCCAGTTTCTCGGTCTGTCCGTAGCCGAGAAGCGCCTTGCTGCCGCGAGGAGCGACGAGGACCTGCTCGAAGTTGCCGAATTCCTGTGGACGATGGCGTTACAGATCGAGGACGGCGACCTCTCCCAGGCGGAACGGGACCTGCGCGCCGCCCAGGAGGCGCTGCGCCAGGCGCTCGAACGCGGCGCGAGCCCGGAAGAGATCGCGCGGCTGACGCAGGAGCTGCGCCAAGCCCTGAACCGCTTTCTCAACGAGTTCGCGCAGCAGCAGATGCGTCAACAGCAGCAGGGGCAGCAGTCCCCCGGGCAGCGCCAGCAGCCATCCCGCACCATCACGCAGGACGACCTGAACCGCATGCTCGACCGGATGGAGCAAATGGCCCGTCAGGGTGCGATGGCCGACGCCCAGAACCTGCTCGACCAGATGCGCGATATCCTCGAGAACCTGCAGGGTTCGCGCCAGGCCGGCAATGACGCGATGAGCCGCGAGATGCAGCGGTCGCTCAACGAACTCGACGAGATGATTCGGGACCAGCAGGCGCTACGCGACGATACATTCCGTCAGGATGGCGGGGACGGCTCCGAAATGAATCAGCGCCAGCGTGGGCGTAATCAGCAGGGGCAGCGGCAACAGGGACAACGCGGCCAGCAGGGGCAGATGGGGCAGCGAGGCCAGAACGGAGAGCAAGGCGAGGGACAGGACGGCATGTCCGGCGACGAGCTTGCCCAGCGCCAGCAGGCCTTGCGGGAACGTCTCGAAGAGTTGAAGCGTCAGCTCAAGGGCCTTGGCATGCAGGGCGAGGAAGGCCTCGATAACGCCGAAGGTGCCATGCGCGATGCCGAAGGCCAGCTTGGGCAAGGCGAGATGGGTAGCGCCCTTGATTCGCAGGGTGAGGCGCTGGAGGCGCTGCAGCGTGGTGCGCAAGGTCTCGCCCAGCAGATGCAGCAGGAAGGCGAAGGCCAGGGCAACGAACAGGCCGGCAACGGCCAGCCTGGACGCACTGGCCCCAACGGCCAGCGCGACGAGGATCCGCTCGGCCGCCCGACACGAAACCGGGACTGGTCGGACGGACGCGTTCGCATCCCAACCGCCGAGGAATCAGCCACAGTGCGTGCGAGACGCATTCTTGATGAACTGCGCCGGCGCCTTGGCGACCAGTTGCGTCCTCAGGACGAGCTCGACTATCTGGAACGTCTGCTCAGAAATCAGTAG
- a CDS encoding twin transmembrane helix small protein: MAFAVPIALGAVAVVLVLGLTNMMRGGSGERSQKLMQLRVLLQLVAVLVIMGIVWMRGG; encoded by the coding sequence ATGGCCTTCGCGGTCCCTATCGCACTCGGCGCGGTCGCCGTCGTGCTTGTGCTCGGCCTGACCAATATGATGCGCGGCGGAAGCGGCGAACGTTCGCAGAAGCTCATGCAACTGCGCGTCCTGCTTCAGTTGGTGGCCGTTCTGGTCATCATGGGTATTGTCTGGATGCGCGGAGGCTGA